One Pararge aegeria chromosome 4, ilParAegt1.1, whole genome shotgun sequence DNA segment encodes these proteins:
- the LOC120623292 gene encoding zinc finger protein GLIS3-like yields MLVFPQLIPEIRDTGCRVSRWIPAERFAPYFARPTVLPHITKQDDDDDSRGGSSPEHYDSGVEIGEGVCGWRGCGARFPNVARLSAHVARLHAHAHRDGLFYCSWKDCSRPQRGFNARYKMLVHVRTHTNERPHTCNQCQKSFSRAENLKIHLRSHSGEKPYVCPYEGCGKAYSNSSDRFKHTRTHTVDKPYSCKVPGCNKRYTDPSSLRKHVKTYKHFANEMESTRRTSSDDRLSSDNLSPLRDNIYVQPQSPNRKTYSPTCITSPTLPYSSLIPSDAALGAPLTYVPVMDQLHPYSRPLDMYPIRVPSNEMSYLEYSQMYDHAYRNYYSCSFNYSVLRPDINEKAFTYDEQERFQDITLNNASEAHIPEELPLNLICAKRMDYQPLTELVRQTDLPLDLSTKS; encoded by the exons ATGTTAGTGTTTCCGCAACTGATACCCGAGATAAGGGACACAGGATGCAGGGTGTCTAGGTGGATCCCAGCAGAGCGTTTCGCCCCATACTTTGCCAGACCTACTGTTTTGCCACATATTACTAAGCAG gatgatgacgatgactctCGAGGTGGGTCTTCCCCGGAACATTATGATTCTGGAGTGGAGATTGGTGAAGGAGTTTGCGGTTGGAGGGGATGCGGAGCAAGGTTCCCGAACGTGGCACGTTTGTCCGCTCATGTAGCGCGGTTACACGCGCACGCACATAGAGATGGCCTGTTCTACTGCTCTTGGAAAGACTGCTCGAGACCCCAAAGAGGATTTAATGCACG ATACAAAATGTTAGTCCACGTGCGCACACATACAAATGAGCGTCCACACACTTGTAACCAATGCCAGAAGAGTTTCTCCAGAGCAGAAAACCTAAAAATTCACCTTCGATCGCATTCTGGGGAAAAACCTTACGTGTGTCCTTATGAG GGCTGCGGAAAAGCATATTCAAACTCCAGTGACCGCTTCAAacacacacgtacacacacaGTCGACAAACCTTATTCCTGCAAAGTGCCAGGTTGCAACAAACGGTACACGGATCCATCCAGCCTAAGAAAACACGTCAAGACATACAAGCACTTCGCCAACGAAATGGAAAGCACAAGGCGGACATCGTCGGATGATCGCCTAAGTTCCGATAACTTATCACCGCTAAGGGACAATATTTATGTACAACCTCAATCACCCAATCGCAAGACATACAGTCCAACTTGTATCACATCGCCGACACTACCATATAGCTCTCTGATACCATCAGACGCAGCGTTGGGTGCACCTTTAACCTACGTACCTGTTATGGATCAATTACATCCATATTCGAGACCCCTGGACATGTATCCGATTAGGGTGCCGAGTAACGAAATGTCCTACCTGGAATACTCGCAGATGTATGACCATGCGTACAGAAACTACTATTCGTGCAGCTTCAATTACTCCGTATTGAGACCAGATATCAATGAGAAGGCATTTACCTATGACGAGCAAGAGAGGTTTCAAGATATAACGTTAAATAACGCATCAGAAGCACATATACCAGAAGAACTTCCtctaaatttaatttgtgcCAAACGGATGGATTACCAACCTTTAACTGAACTAGTCAGACAAACAGACTTGCCTTTAGATTTAAGTACTAAGAgttga